In a single window of the Streptacidiphilus sp. P02-A3a genome:
- a CDS encoding universal stress protein — protein sequence MAELPGRVVVGVSGSLGSLAALRRAVDEARRSQRLLLPLLAWTPPGGEGSYRRAPCPQLAKVWEDTAVERLLTAFEEGLGGRPTDLPVQPMVVRAEAGYALCDVADRPADLLVVGTGRRGALTRLAHAGVSRYVLAHAVCPVLAVPPPRLPHGAARALRRLDPADFGGRAQALAGPVEGRGGRLPAVGRDRRPAPESERRRGSDAG from the coding sequence GTGGCTGAGTTGCCGGGCCGGGTGGTGGTGGGGGTCAGCGGATCGCTGGGCAGTCTCGCTGCCCTGCGCCGCGCGGTGGACGAGGCCAGGCGGTCCCAGCGGCTGCTGCTGCCGCTGCTCGCGTGGACCCCGCCCGGCGGCGAGGGGAGCTACCGGCGGGCGCCCTGCCCGCAGTTGGCGAAGGTCTGGGAGGACACCGCGGTCGAGCGGCTGCTCACCGCGTTCGAGGAGGGCCTGGGCGGGCGGCCCACCGACCTGCCAGTACAGCCGATGGTGGTCAGGGCGGAAGCGGGCTATGCGCTCTGCGACGTCGCCGACCGCCCGGCCGACCTGCTGGTGGTCGGCACGGGTCGGCGAGGGGCGCTGACCCGGCTGGCCCATGCCGGGGTGAGCCGCTATGTGCTGGCGCACGCCGTCTGCCCGGTGCTGGCGGTGCCGCCGCCGCGGCTGCCGCACGGCGCGGCCCGGGCACTGCGCCGGCTGGACCCGGCGGACTTCGGCGGCCGGGCGCAGGCCCTGGCCGGTCCGGTGGAGGGCCGGGGCGGCAGGCTGCCGGCGGTGGGGCGGGACCGGCGTCCGGCGCCGGAGTCCGAGCGGCGCCGGGGGTCAGACGCGGGCTGA
- a CDS encoding thiol:disulfide interchange protein DsbA/DsbL: MSQKPFKQSLLRMCAALSLATTVLAFQAPPGLASPAPREGTDYVQLAHPVAQAPRDQVVEVFWYNCKHSYQLETPLDDWAARQSPPVHVLRIPAAWSDTPVMLAYARLYYTLDRLGVAQQLAIPVFHAVRDEQRDLTTVDAAADWAAEQGLDADAFRAAYDSPEVNQETQAAPALREQYDVHEMPSVIVGGRYRTSPFLANGGVPGTVPVVDYLYQRARTARPLTGPLTEPEARPEARPEARPQARPQAAARPLARPLARPLARPLAGSARV; the protein is encoded by the coding sequence ATGAGCCAGAAGCCGTTCAAGCAGTCACTGCTCCGTATGTGCGCGGCGCTCAGCCTCGCCACCACCGTCCTCGCGTTCCAGGCGCCGCCCGGGCTCGCCTCCCCGGCGCCCCGCGAGGGCACCGACTACGTCCAGCTGGCACACCCCGTGGCGCAGGCGCCCAGGGACCAGGTGGTCGAGGTCTTCTGGTACAACTGCAAGCACTCGTACCAGCTGGAGACGCCGCTGGACGACTGGGCGGCGCGGCAGAGCCCGCCGGTGCACGTCCTGCGCATCCCCGCCGCCTGGTCCGACACGCCGGTCATGCTGGCGTACGCGCGGCTCTACTACACCCTCGACCGGCTCGGCGTGGCCCAGCAGCTGGCCATCCCGGTCTTCCACGCGGTCCGCGACGAGCAGCGCGACCTCACGACCGTGGACGCCGCCGCCGACTGGGCCGCCGAGCAGGGACTGGACGCGGACGCCTTCCGCGCGGCCTACGACTCGCCCGAGGTCAACCAGGAGACCCAGGCCGCTCCGGCACTGCGCGAGCAGTACGACGTGCACGAGATGCCGAGCGTGATCGTCGGCGGCCGCTACCGGACCTCGCCGTTCCTGGCGAACGGCGGTGTGCCCGGCACGGTGCCGGTGGTGGACTACCTCTACCAGCGGGCCCGCACCGCCAGGCCGCTGACCGGGCCCCTGACCGAGCCGGAGGCCCGTCCCGAGGCCCGTCCGGAAGCACGCCCGCAGGCCCGTCCGCAGGCCGCCGCACGCCCCCTGGCCAGGCCCCTCGCCAGGCCGCTCGCCAGGCCGCTGGCCGGGTCAGCCCGCGTCTGA
- a CDS encoding acyl-CoA carboxylase subunit beta, whose amino-acid sequence MTDLREAPEAVDGFDAARSPLTGTDSRGRVAELRAIQESALAGPSEQATEAQHAKGKLTARERIALLLDDGSFNEVEPLRRHRATGFGLEAKKPYSDGVITGWGAVHGRTVFVYAHDFRIFGGALGEAHAQKIHKIMDMAISAGAPLISLNDGAGARIQEGVTALAGYGGIFQRNTRASGVIPQISVMLGPCAGGAAYSPALTDFVFMVRETSQMFITGPDVVQAVTGEKISQNGLGGADVHSEVSGVSHFAYDDERTCLEEVRFLLSMLPQNNRETAPIEPTEDPVERRCEALLDLVPADGNRPYDMRKVIEEIADDGQFMEIHERWATNVIVALTRLDGQVVGIVANQPQSLAGVLDIHASEKAARFVQMCDAFNIPLITLLDVPGFLPGVDQEHGGIIRHGAKLLYAYCNATVPRISLVLRKAYGGAYIVMDSRSVGTDLAYAWPTNEIAVMGAEGAANVIFRRQINAAEDPEAMRVQMVKQYKDELMHPYYAAERGLVDDVIDPAATRTVLIRALHMLRTKHADLPARKHGNPPQ is encoded by the coding sequence ATGACCGATCTGCGTGAGGCACCCGAGGCAGTCGACGGCTTCGACGCGGCCCGATCGCCGCTGACCGGCACCGACAGCCGGGGGCGGGTGGCGGAGCTGCGGGCCATCCAGGAGTCGGCGCTGGCCGGGCCCAGTGAGCAGGCCACCGAGGCACAGCACGCCAAGGGGAAGCTGACGGCCCGGGAGCGGATCGCGCTGCTGCTGGACGACGGCTCCTTCAACGAGGTGGAGCCGCTGCGCCGGCACCGGGCGACCGGGTTCGGCCTGGAGGCGAAGAAGCCCTACTCGGACGGTGTGATCACCGGCTGGGGCGCGGTCCACGGGCGCACGGTGTTCGTGTACGCGCACGACTTCCGGATCTTCGGTGGCGCGCTGGGCGAGGCCCACGCGCAGAAGATCCACAAGATCATGGATATGGCGATCTCCGCCGGTGCGCCGCTGATCTCGTTGAACGACGGCGCCGGGGCCCGGATCCAGGAGGGTGTGACCGCGCTCGCCGGGTACGGCGGGATCTTCCAGCGCAACACCCGCGCCTCCGGTGTGATCCCGCAGATCAGCGTGATGCTCGGCCCGTGCGCGGGCGGCGCGGCCTACAGCCCGGCGCTGACCGACTTCGTGTTCATGGTCCGTGAGACCTCGCAGATGTTCATCACCGGTCCGGACGTGGTGCAGGCGGTGACCGGCGAGAAGATCTCGCAGAACGGCCTCGGCGGCGCGGACGTGCACTCCGAGGTGTCCGGGGTCTCCCACTTCGCGTACGACGACGAGCGCACCTGCCTGGAGGAGGTTCGCTTCCTGCTGTCGATGCTGCCGCAGAACAACCGGGAGACCGCCCCGATCGAGCCGACCGAGGACCCGGTGGAGCGCCGCTGCGAGGCGCTGCTGGACCTGGTTCCGGCGGACGGCAACCGGCCGTACGACATGCGCAAGGTGATCGAGGAGATCGCCGACGACGGCCAGTTCATGGAGATCCACGAGCGCTGGGCGACCAACGTGATCGTGGCGCTGACCCGGCTGGACGGGCAGGTCGTGGGCATCGTCGCGAACCAGCCGCAGTCACTGGCCGGGGTGCTCGACATCCACGCCTCGGAGAAGGCGGCGCGCTTCGTGCAGATGTGCGACGCGTTCAACATCCCGCTGATCACGCTGCTGGACGTGCCCGGCTTCCTGCCCGGTGTGGACCAGGAGCACGGCGGCATCATCCGCCACGGCGCGAAGCTGCTGTACGCGTACTGCAACGCGACGGTGCCGCGGATCTCGCTGGTGCTGCGCAAGGCGTACGGCGGCGCCTACATCGTGATGGACTCGCGCAGCGTGGGGACCGACCTGGCGTACGCCTGGCCGACCAACGAGATCGCGGTGATGGGCGCCGAGGGCGCGGCCAACGTGATCTTCCGGCGGCAGATCAACGCCGCCGAGGACCCCGAGGCGATGCGGGTGCAGATGGTCAAGCAGTACAAGGACGAGCTGATGCACCCGTACTACGCCGCCGAGCGCGGTCTGGTGGACGACGTCATCGACCCGGCCGCCACCCGCACCGTGCTGATCCGCGCGCTGCACATGCTCCGCACCAAGCACGCCGACCTGCCCGCCCGCAAGCACGGCAACCCGCCGCAGTAA
- a CDS encoding acyl-CoA carboxylase epsilon subunit has protein sequence MKPISADPVVRVVKGKLADEELAALTAVLLARAAGTPGHGAKLGTGRTQARWQRPERRPDYRSPVSWHS, from the coding sequence GTGAAGCCGATTTCCGCAGACCCTGTGGTCCGCGTGGTCAAGGGCAAGCTCGCCGATGAGGAACTGGCCGCGCTGACGGCCGTGCTGCTGGCCCGCGCCGCCGGGACCCCGGGCCACGGCGCCAAGCTGGGCACCGGCCGGACGCAGGCCCGCTGGCAGCGGCCGGAGCGCCGCCCGGACTACCGCTCGCCGGTGAGCTGGCACAGCTGA
- a CDS encoding chitinase: MFRFRAPRVLAALAAAGLVATGLAVVADGSAQASTTGAATSTTALSSNWYAAAPYLMPLQNNPPNPTAVMAATGIKAFQLAFILAPNSGGCTPTWDGTNPVSTDTTVGPMISAIRAAGGDVSVSIGGYNGTKLGQACGTPAATAAAYQQVITAYGLHAIDFDLEEPEYENATAVANEIGAAQILQQTNPGLYVSVTTPGTTAGTGWFGTQMLDQAKADGFTPNNFSIMPFDGGFNGAASQISALQAFNTILMNTFGWTSAQAYAHEGISMMNGRSDTGEYFYQSDFQTVLNFATSVGLARYTNWSVNRDQPCTPVDNNGQTSGTCSSVAQQPWDFTKYSVLFAGATPPVSSPTSTPSSTPSSTPTSTPTSTPTSTPTGTPTSTPTTTPTSTPTSGSCAAAAWSSATAYTGGAVVSYNGDKWTAKWWTQNDTPGGVAGVWTNDGPC; encoded by the coding sequence GTGTTCCGCTTCAGAGCCCCACGCGTCCTGGCCGCGCTCGCCGCAGCCGGGCTGGTCGCCACCGGTCTGGCGGTGGTGGCCGACGGCAGTGCCCAGGCGTCCACCACCGGGGCGGCGACGTCCACCACCGCCCTGAGTAGCAACTGGTACGCCGCCGCGCCCTATCTGATGCCGCTGCAGAACAACCCGCCCAACCCGACCGCGGTGATGGCCGCGACCGGTATCAAGGCGTTCCAGCTGGCCTTCATCCTGGCCCCCAACAGCGGTGGCTGTACCCCGACCTGGGACGGCACCAACCCGGTGTCCACGGACACCACCGTGGGCCCGATGATCTCGGCCATCCGGGCGGCCGGGGGCGACGTCTCGGTCTCCATCGGCGGCTACAACGGCACCAAGCTCGGCCAGGCCTGCGGCACCCCCGCCGCCACCGCCGCCGCGTACCAGCAGGTCATCACGGCGTACGGGCTGCACGCCATCGACTTCGACCTCGAAGAGCCGGAGTACGAGAACGCCACCGCCGTCGCCAACGAGATCGGCGCCGCGCAGATCCTGCAGCAGACCAACCCGGGCCTGTACGTCTCGGTGACCACCCCGGGCACCACCGCCGGAACCGGCTGGTTCGGGACCCAGATGCTCGACCAGGCGAAGGCCGACGGCTTCACCCCCAACAACTTCTCGATCATGCCCTTCGACGGTGGCTTCAACGGCGCCGCCTCGCAGATCTCCGCGCTCCAGGCGTTCAACACCATCCTGATGAACACCTTCGGCTGGACCTCCGCCCAGGCGTACGCCCACGAGGGCATCTCGATGATGAACGGCCGCTCCGACACCGGTGAGTACTTCTACCAGTCGGACTTCCAGACCGTGCTGAACTTCGCCACCAGCGTCGGCCTGGCCCGCTACACCAACTGGTCGGTCAACCGCGACCAGCCGTGCACCCCGGTCGACAACAACGGCCAGACCTCCGGCACCTGCAGCAGCGTGGCGCAGCAGCCGTGGGACTTCACCAAGTACAGCGTGCTGTTCGCCGGGGCCACCCCGCCGGTGAGCAGCCCCACCTCGACGCCGAGCAGCACCCCCAGCTCGACGCCGACGTCCACCCCGACCTCGACCCCGACGTCCACCCCCACCGGCACGCCGACGTCGACCCCGACGACCACCCCGACGTCGACCCCCACCAGCGGCAGCTGCGCCGCCGCGGCCTGGAGCTCGGCCACGGCGTACACCGGCGGCGCGGTGGTGAGCTACAACGGTGACAAGTGGACCGCCAAGTGGTGGACCCAGAACGACACCCCCGGTGGCGTCGCGGGCGTCTGGACCAACGACGGCCCCTGCTGA
- a CDS encoding 1-aminocyclopropane-1-carboxylate deaminase/D-cysteine desulfhydrase translates to MTPAPPAGPDRSGPPGVPGLAAALPESLPESPLEELADERLRRAGVRLLLKRDDLLHPAVPGNKWRKLLPNLVEARAAGLGAVLTFGGAYSNHLRATAAAGRAAGLRTVGVVRGDELRGRPLNPSLAQAASWGMELDFLGRADWRQRESASVLEPLLRRHGPALVVPEGGSNAAGVRGCLSLGQELAESEASVVCCSVGTGGTLAGLAAGLTSRQFALGYGALRHAPLEAETAALQLAAFGRRTGNWRIDDGHHFGGYGRTTPALTAFAQDFLTRHGIALDLSYEAKAMFGLFTGLGEGILRRGTTVAFLIAG, encoded by the coding sequence ATGACCCCGGCGCCACCCGCCGGACCCGACCGGTCCGGCCCACCGGGTGTGCCGGGACTGGCGGCGGCGCTGCCCGAGTCGCTGCCCGAGTCGCCGCTGGAGGAGCTGGCGGACGAGCGGCTGCGCCGGGCCGGGGTGCGGCTGCTGCTGAAGCGGGACGACCTGCTGCACCCGGCCGTCCCCGGCAACAAGTGGCGCAAACTGCTGCCCAACCTGGTCGAGGCGCGGGCGGCCGGCCTCGGCGCGGTACTGACCTTCGGCGGCGCCTACTCCAACCATCTGCGCGCGACCGCCGCCGCCGGGCGGGCCGCCGGGCTGCGTACGGTCGGTGTGGTCCGCGGCGACGAGCTGCGCGGGCGCCCGCTGAACCCCTCCCTGGCCCAAGCCGCGTCCTGGGGCATGGAGTTGGACTTCCTGGGCCGCGCCGACTGGCGGCAGCGCGAGTCGGCGTCGGTGCTGGAGCCGCTGCTGCGACGGCACGGCCCGGCGCTGGTGGTGCCCGAGGGCGGGAGCAATGCCGCCGGGGTACGCGGATGCCTCTCCCTGGGGCAGGAGTTGGCCGAGTCCGAGGCATCGGTGGTCTGCTGCTCGGTGGGGACCGGCGGGACTCTCGCCGGACTGGCAGCAGGTTTGACGAGCCGTCAGTTCGCGCTCGGCTACGGCGCCCTGCGGCACGCACCGCTGGAGGCGGAGACCGCGGCGCTGCAACTGGCGGCCTTCGGCCGACGGACCGGCAACTGGCGTATCGACGACGGCCACCACTTCGGCGGCTACGGCCGGACCACCCCCGCGCTGACCGCGTTCGCGCAGGACTTCCTGACCCGGCACGGGATCGCGCTGGACCTCAGCTACGAGGCGAAGGCCATGTTCGGCCTGTTCACCGGACTCGGCGAGGGGATCCTCCGCCGGGGTACGACGGTGGCCTTCCTGATCGCCGGTTGA
- a CDS encoding LLM class flavin-dependent oxidoreductase: MSHADASTPLSILDLATVGDGYTPTEALAATTELARKAEGWGFHRFWVAEHHGMPGVASSAPAVLLAHLAAATRTIRLGSGGVMLPNHAPLVVAEQFGTLHALHPGRIDLGLGRAPGTDPATARALRRGQLDETGEDFPRLLGELIHFLDGDFPPGHPYERLRAVPGQASAPGSGRPPIWLLGSSGFSARLAGQLGLPFAFAHHFSAANTVPALDLYRDSFRPSEVLDKPYALIGVGTVAADTPAEARRLAGSGALAMLRLRRGQPALVPSPEQAENYPYTDVERDFVDAWLANIVIGDVPQVRQGLEELRRRTGADELMITSNVHGHEARQYSYQLVAEAYGLTG; this comes from the coding sequence GTGAGCCATGCCGACGCATCCACCCCGCTGTCGATCCTCGACCTGGCCACCGTCGGCGACGGCTATACCCCGACCGAGGCGCTGGCCGCGACCACCGAGCTCGCCCGCAAGGCCGAGGGCTGGGGGTTCCACCGCTTCTGGGTGGCCGAGCACCACGGCATGCCCGGGGTGGCCAGCTCCGCGCCCGCGGTCCTGCTGGCACACCTGGCCGCGGCGACCCGGACCATCCGGCTCGGGTCCGGCGGCGTGATGCTGCCCAACCACGCGCCACTGGTGGTCGCCGAGCAGTTCGGCACGCTGCACGCGCTGCACCCGGGGCGGATCGACCTGGGTCTTGGCCGGGCGCCCGGCACCGACCCGGCGACCGCGCGTGCCCTGCGGCGCGGGCAGCTGGACGAGACCGGCGAGGACTTCCCCCGGCTGCTGGGCGAGCTGATCCACTTCCTGGACGGGGACTTCCCGCCCGGTCACCCGTACGAGCGGCTGCGGGCGGTCCCCGGGCAGGCGAGCGCGCCCGGATCCGGTCGGCCGCCGATCTGGCTGCTCGGCTCGTCCGGCTTCAGCGCCCGGCTGGCCGGGCAGCTGGGGCTGCCGTTCGCCTTCGCGCACCACTTCAGCGCGGCGAACACGGTCCCGGCGCTCGACCTGTACCGGGATTCGTTCCGGCCGTCGGAGGTACTGGACAAGCCGTACGCGCTGATCGGCGTCGGCACGGTGGCCGCCGACACGCCCGCCGAGGCCCGTCGACTGGCCGGTTCCGGCGCGCTGGCCATGCTCCGGCTGCGGCGCGGCCAGCCGGCCCTGGTGCCGTCGCCGGAGCAGGCCGAGAACTACCCGTACACGGACGTCGAGCGGGACTTCGTCGACGCCTGGCTGGCGAACATCGTGATCGGCGACGTGCCGCAGGTCCGGCAGGGCCTGGAGGAGCTGCGGCGGCGCACCGGCGCGGACGAGCTGATGATCACCAGCAACGTCCACGGGCACGAGGCCCGGCAGTACTCGTACCAGCTGGTGGCCGAGGCGTACGGGCTGACTGGATGA
- a CDS encoding aminoglycoside phosphotransferase family protein, with protein sequence MIRTPEAFTQATITREGAAGAAWLAELPGIVEGLLARWGCEPDGEVMHGGVGVIVPVRRTAADPGTAVLKVSFPHPGNVHEPDAFAAWGGRGAVLLHERDDERFAMLLERVRTSTLAEVRDSDQVATVAGRLNHRLAVPAPPGLPRLHRQADRWEQELHRDARELPHSLAPRVVAAAVATVRELGRVQPDTLVHGDLHARNILRAEREPWLAVDPKGWVGDPAYDCGTLLKSRALALLEADDLRAAVQRTLDVFVDAAELDPQRARRWAQFHAVQAAFHGRRHGFRIARSGPRLDWLTQFMDQLATLLTERVPPGGPGSTPWSARQPPAGRSTPDGS encoded by the coding sequence ATGATCAGGACACCGGAGGCCTTCACGCAGGCCACCATCACCCGCGAGGGAGCGGCCGGGGCCGCCTGGCTGGCCGAACTGCCCGGGATCGTCGAGGGGTTGCTGGCGCGCTGGGGCTGCGAGCCGGATGGCGAGGTGATGCACGGGGGCGTCGGCGTCATCGTCCCGGTGCGACGGACGGCGGCGGACCCGGGCACCGCCGTGCTGAAGGTGTCCTTTCCGCATCCCGGCAACGTGCACGAGCCGGACGCGTTCGCGGCGTGGGGCGGGCGGGGTGCGGTGCTGCTGCACGAACGCGACGACGAGCGCTTCGCGATGCTGCTGGAGCGGGTCCGGACATCGACGCTGGCCGAGGTGCGCGACAGCGACCAGGTGGCCACGGTGGCGGGACGGCTCAATCACCGACTGGCCGTGCCGGCCCCGCCCGGTCTGCCCCGGCTGCACCGCCAGGCCGATCGCTGGGAGCAGGAACTGCACAGGGACGCGCGGGAGTTGCCGCATTCGCTGGCACCACGGGTGGTGGCCGCCGCGGTGGCGACCGTCCGCGAGCTGGGACGCGTCCAGCCGGACACCCTGGTCCACGGCGACCTACACGCCAGGAACATCCTGCGCGCCGAGCGCGAGCCCTGGCTGGCCGTCGACCCCAAGGGCTGGGTGGGAGACCCCGCCTACGACTGCGGCACCCTGCTCAAGTCCCGCGCCCTGGCCCTGCTCGAAGCGGACGACCTGCGCGCGGCGGTCCAGCGAACGCTGGACGTCTTCGTCGACGCCGCCGAACTCGACCCCCAACGGGCAAGGCGCTGGGCCCAGTTCCACGCCGTCCAGGCCGCCTTCCACGGCCGTCGCCACGGATTCCGGATCGCCCGGAGCGGACCACGGCTGGACTGGCTGACCCAGTTCATGGACCAGCTGGCCACGTTGCTCACCGAGCGCGTCCCGCCCGGCGGCCCGGGGTCAACGCCGTGGTCGGCGCGGCAGCCACCGGCCGGGCGGTCGACTCCTGACGGTTCCTGA
- a CDS encoding GH1 family beta-glucosidase gives MPAPDTAAFGPGFTWGVATSAYQIEGAAAEDGRSPSIWDTFCKVPGAIDNGDDGTAACDHYHRWPEDVALMRGLGVDSYRFSVAWPRVVPGGTGPVNPAGLAFYDRLVDALLEAGIRPNATLYHWDLPQVLQDRGGWSQRATAEAFAEYSGVVAAALGDRVTEWSTLNEPLCSAWIGHLEGLMAPGVRDLGTAVRASFHLHLGHGLAAQAVRAASPGPVRLGIVNNLSTCEPATDSAADLAAARRADGHINRWWLDPVLGRGYPQDMLDVYGVDLPDQGNDLATIAQPLDWMGVNYYFRQIIADAPDAAAPHFRQLPGPNREHTAMGWEVHAAGLEELLLRLTREYGVRELLVTENGAAYQDTVAADGTVSDPGRTAYLEQHLAACARAAAAGAPLTGYYAWSLLDNFEWAYGYDKRFGLIHVDYPTQRRTVKASGHRYAQIIAAHRSGATDVASTH, from the coding sequence ATGCCCGCGCCCGACACCGCCGCCTTCGGCCCCGGCTTCACCTGGGGCGTGGCCACCTCCGCCTACCAGATCGAGGGAGCGGCGGCCGAGGACGGCAGATCGCCGAGCATCTGGGACACCTTCTGCAAGGTGCCCGGGGCGATCGACAACGGCGACGACGGCACCGCCGCCTGCGACCACTACCACCGCTGGCCCGAGGACGTCGCCCTGATGCGCGGCCTCGGCGTGGACTCCTACCGCTTCTCCGTCGCCTGGCCGCGCGTCGTGCCCGGCGGCACCGGCCCGGTCAACCCGGCCGGACTGGCCTTCTACGACCGGCTGGTGGACGCCCTGCTGGAGGCGGGCATCCGCCCCAACGCCACGCTCTACCACTGGGACCTGCCGCAGGTCCTGCAGGACCGGGGCGGCTGGTCGCAGCGGGCCACGGCCGAGGCCTTCGCCGAGTACTCGGGGGTGGTGGCCGCCGCCCTCGGCGACCGGGTCACCGAGTGGTCCACCCTCAACGAACCGCTGTGCAGTGCCTGGATCGGCCACCTGGAGGGGCTGATGGCGCCCGGCGTCCGGGACCTCGGCACCGCCGTCCGCGCCTCCTTCCACCTGCACCTCGGCCACGGCCTGGCCGCCCAGGCGGTCCGCGCGGCCTCGCCGGGCCCGGTGCGCCTCGGCATCGTCAACAACCTCAGCACCTGCGAGCCCGCCACCGACTCCGCGGCGGACCTGGCCGCCGCCCGGCGGGCCGACGGCCACATCAACCGCTGGTGGCTGGACCCGGTCCTGGGCCGGGGCTACCCGCAGGACATGCTGGACGTCTACGGCGTGGACCTGCCGGACCAGGGCAACGACCTGGCGACCATCGCCCAGCCGCTGGACTGGATGGGCGTCAACTACTACTTCCGGCAGATCATCGCCGACGCCCCGGACGCCGCGGCCCCGCACTTCCGCCAGCTGCCCGGCCCGAACCGGGAGCACACCGCGATGGGCTGGGAGGTCCACGCCGCTGGACTGGAGGAGCTGCTGCTCCGGCTGACCCGCGAGTACGGGGTGCGGGAGCTGCTGGTGACCGAGAACGGCGCGGCCTACCAGGACACCGTCGCCGCCGACGGCACGGTCAGCGACCCCGGCCGGACCGCCTACCTGGAGCAGCACCTGGCCGCCTGCGCCCGTGCCGCCGCCGCGGGCGCACCGCTGACCGGCTACTACGCCTGGTCCCTGCTGGACAACTTCGAGTGGGCGTACGGCTACGACAAGCGCTTCGGGCTGATCCACGTCGACTACCCGACCCAGCGGCGGACGGTGAAGGCCAGCGGCCACCGCTACGCCCAGATCATCGCCGCGCACCGGTCCGGGGCAACTGACGTGGCCTCAACTCACTGA
- a CDS encoding ROK family transcriptional regulator → MADQAGRNVRDLRRSNRSLLLRHLYFHDQVSRQDLSRATGLSTASVSNVVAEMIEAGIVVEAGAVESEGGRPRILLEVDASRFQVIGVDVGETHVRVERFDLALNELARADIPMSAGHYEPEVVVAAIATGLAAVDCRPDAATGGIGAESAAGGVGGAEILGVGIGVPGIVQGLPESLVHCQTIGWDGVPLEAMLRKVTDLPVFIDNGATTMGQAEMWFGAGPEAADTVFLLIGSGVGASVLVGGAPYRGSSTSAGEWGHVTAVIGGRHCRCGARGCLEAYIGAESVIARYRETVGAPPADGAEDEESELRRIVGVAASGEATPQARAARAVLDDTALHVGVGIGNLVNLFNPERVIIGGWAGLLLANRLLPRIREVAREHALHYPFSRTEIELGSLGPDAVARGAATLPVARFLNSGGAIAARAPMLTSRPRS, encoded by the coding sequence ATGGCAGACCAGGCCGGAAGGAACGTCCGGGACCTACGGCGGTCGAACCGGTCACTGCTCTTGCGCCACCTCTACTTCCACGACCAGGTCAGCCGCCAGGATCTGAGCCGGGCCACCGGTCTCAGCACGGCGTCGGTGAGCAACGTGGTCGCCGAGATGATCGAGGCCGGGATCGTGGTCGAGGCCGGGGCGGTCGAGTCCGAGGGCGGTCGGCCGCGGATCCTGCTTGAGGTCGACGCCTCCCGCTTCCAGGTGATCGGGGTGGACGTCGGCGAGACCCATGTCCGGGTGGAGCGCTTCGACCTGGCCCTGAACGAGCTCGCCCGCGCGGACATCCCGATGAGCGCCGGGCACTACGAACCCGAGGTCGTGGTCGCGGCGATCGCCACCGGCCTGGCCGCGGTCGACTGCCGTCCGGACGCCGCGACCGGCGGCATCGGGGCCGAGAGCGCCGCCGGGGGCGTGGGCGGGGCCGAGATCCTGGGCGTCGGCATCGGCGTGCCCGGGATCGTGCAGGGACTGCCCGAGTCCCTGGTGCACTGCCAGACCATCGGCTGGGACGGCGTCCCGTTGGAGGCGATGCTGCGGAAGGTCACCGACCTGCCGGTGTTCATCGACAACGGCGCCACCACCATGGGTCAGGCGGAGATGTGGTTCGGCGCCGGGCCGGAGGCGGCGGACACCGTGTTCCTGCTGATCGGCTCCGGCGTCGGCGCCTCGGTCCTCGTCGGCGGCGCCCCCTACCGGGGCTCCAGCACCAGCGCGGGCGAGTGGGGCCACGTGACCGCCGTGATCGGCGGACGCCACTGCCGCTGCGGGGCCCGGGGCTGCCTGGAGGCGTACATCGGCGCCGAGTCGGTGATCGCCCGCTACCGCGAGACCGTCGGCGCACCGCCCGCCGACGGCGCTGAGGACGAGGAGTCCGAGCTGCGCCGGATCGTCGGCGTCGCCGCGAGCGGGGAGGCGACGCCGCAGGCCCGGGCCGCGCGGGCGGTGCTGGACGACACCGCCCTGCACGTCGGCGTCGGCATCGGCAACCTGGTCAACCTGTTCAACCCGGAGCGGGTGATCATCGGTGGCTGGGCGGGGCTGCTGCTGGCGAACCGGCTGCTGCCGCGGATCCGCGAGGTCGCCCGCGAGCACGCGCTGCACTACCCGTTCTCGCGGACCGAGATCGAGCTCGGCAGTCTCGGGCCGGATGCCGTCGCCCGGGGCGCGGCCACCCTGCCGGTGGCCCGGTTCCTCAACTCCGGCGGCGCGATCGCCGCCCGCGCACCGATGCTGACGAGTCGTCCCCGGTCCTAG